A window of Fusarium falciforme chromosome 1, complete sequence genomic DNA:
TTCCGTTGACATCCCACAGGCAGACGGACCCATCATCCAAGGGGGAGACGGCCaagaggctgccaaggccgTCGTCTCCGTTGTTTGGGTTGTAGAGGGCCATGCCCCTGACCTCGATGAGGTGCTGCAAACCGCCAACTCTGACACGCGGCGTCTCCAGCCAGTTGACACATGTTGGGCCCTGGCGTTGAATGTACTCGTCATACCACGAGACATGCTCACCAGGGAATGCTGGGTCCCAGTTGGCCATATCCTGGAGGAACTTGAGATGCACCTTGGCCGGCCGAGGGGGTTCATCTGCGTCTGGGAGTAGATCATAGTCGCTTACATCTGGGTCTTTAGCCTTGCCCAGCTTGGACTCGGCAGAAGTAGCAAAGATCTTCCGGCGGTTCTGGAGAAAGTGATACCATGGTGAACGCTCGAAACAGTGGCGTTTCCACAGCTCATGGTCAAGACAGACTTCTCTGAGTCTGCGTGAGACGAGTTGAAGCCTGGGTAGGTTGTGAGGTTCGAGATCTAAAGTGCCGGCGTCAGCAAGTTGATAGCGGGGTACTGATTCACGGATGGCAACTCACAGCAGAGGATCTGGAGCAGGATCTCATCCGGGAGCCCGTCCCAGCGGCGCTCAGGCTGAGTGGGCGAGGCCATGACGCAGGCTGCAGAGGAGCTCGGAGAACTCGGAAGATGGCAAGGCAGTCGAGGGAGGACTCGAATCGACGAGAGAAACGAGAGTTGGGCTCGATGACAAAGTAGGCAGGGCAGACCAGGCTGAATGATGATTTGCGGGCGGAAGTGCGGGTGTTCCTGGGTGTGTGCTGGGCCTAGGTTGAAAAGGCGGGTCAGGTCGACAAGGGTTGCAAGAGTCGCGATAAgcgatggagatgggccTGGTCTACGGAGAAGTCAATTAAGCGACCTCCGCTTACTTGTGCCTATCCCAATGCTACAGAGTATTCATCTACAGGCTTCTTAACGACTCTAGTCGCCAGATGGCGTCTGATGGCTCAGTCTCAAGAGGTCCGTCTCTGCCATCAATTGGTCAACCACGGGCATCCATCTTGAGACGCGGGGGTTAGAGTCTTGGCCCGGTTCCCCGCTTGGACGATCCCTTCACTCACAGACTCTCTTTGTCTCCTACAATGGAAAGAGGCTTCAAGTCGGGGCTTCTCTTTCGATGCTTCCGAGACATGGAACTACTATGCCCGTTTCAACCACCACTAACAGCCACAGGGCCATGGGCGCTATGTGGCGTGCTAGGCCCGGATATCTCATAGAGGCTCTGCCAATAGAAGCCCTCGCCAACTTGCCATCACTGCCAGCCGTCCATCACTGTCAATGACAACTTCATCAGTTCTTTGCCAGCTGCCAGGCCACAACCCGTTTCTAGGGCAATAATGTCTAAAATACCATAGCCCTAATCGATAGGACTTGCTGGCGACGCGTCTGCCTTAGGATGCCACACTTTTTCCTCCCGCAATAACAaatccccctcctccccaaAACATCCCAACACCCTCACCTTTCCACCTCGCAAAACACCATCCTCTGCATCGCATCACGGCAACCACGGTTTCTCGCGCACCCTAGGTGTAGCTTCAACTAGGGCATTCGCTTCTTATGAACGCTCTGGTTGGCTGCAGCTTCTAGGCTTGCGCGATAATCCTATCGTGAGCGTTTCAAAGGCTCCTCAACACGTTCTCCCTTCATCTCCAATCAATCCTATTTGAACGACCATATTCAAAGCACCGGCAGATACTATTTGTCACCATCTTCAAAATCATTCCACTATAAGCACGACAGGGAATCTTTGCCATCGTTTTCAAGCCCACGTCACTACAAGCACGCAAGTGCCTAAAACTCCAATCATGAATCCCCATCACGAAAATGTAAGTTTCCACCTATCCATCGACCCAGGCGAGGCCGCGGCATGCTAAACTTTATAGTCGCTCCTCTCACCCAAGAGTGATCATTCGGGCCGAGGTGCGCGGCATGGTAGTAACACCACCGCTACCTCAGTCTCCTATCACTCGGACCCCTTTGCGAGCTCTAatcttgatgaggatgttCAAACCAAGGACTATTCCTATGTCAAGTCTCGTACTCCCAAGAGCGAgactcctcgccctcgtggTTTCATCGATGATCACGCATCTCGGACTCCATCCAGCAACGTCAAAGCCAAGATGGCTTGCTTTGAGAGCCCCAACTCCTTCGGAGATGATCGTGATGATCGCGGTGATGAGCGAGCTGCTTCCGAGTGGGAAACAGTTGCTGCAGACGATGAGTTTGCATCGTACCCAGAGGTCACAACCAAGGCTCAGAGACGCCAGGGAAAGTCGAACTTCACTTCAACGACTCCCTCCAAGACTTCTAAGACTGACGCTATTGTGCACCCGCACATCATGAGCTGGGGTCAGCCAGCGGAGGCTTCTAACTCTGTCTCGCGTCGCGATCCCGTTCGCCAGCCGTCGGTGCGACCAGAGCAAGCGTCATCTCCGCGTTTGCGCACTTTCCACTCCTCTTCTAGTCTCTACAGCGAGCTGGATATGAAGGAGAGAAAGGGACACAAGCAAGCTCTTCACTCTGACGGAGCTGAACCTGACACGACTTACTGCGAGGGAGAACGAGCTGAAGACGTTCTgcaagatgaggacgatCTCCCAGTCCAAGATGGTCTGCGAGTTCCTCAGAATCAGGATACGCTCAAGCGAGCCTCTGCTATCACCAccagcagccatggcgacCCCTTTCACTACGACGGGGACAGGTACTCGGACTTTTTGCGCTCCTCAATCGAACGGGATGTGAGTGATGCGCTACACCATACCGGCAAAACTACCTATTCGAACTACAGCATCCCACAGTCCCCTGAGAGCCACACTCCCAAGGGTTATCCGCATGGTGGTCATGTTGGTTCCTTCTACAACTCTGCGGCTATTCGATCGGCCTAGAATGTCGACGAACAGGTAAAGGTTCCCGTCGGTCGACAGCCCGAGGAAGAGCCATCTCCTGAGCCCATCCAGGACCGCCGACTGGACGGCGAGATTGTCACACTGCTAAAGAACCGGACCGAGACTCAGGCGGGTACCGAGGCCGATTGGCAGACTGTCACTACAGAAAATCACCCTTACGATTCGATGCGCCAGGAATTCCATGATAGCATCGCCAAGGGTACTGGAAGCAGTCTTGCTGATGTTTCCGACACGACGGAGCGTAACCATCACCTTTACGAGTATGGGTCCATGGACAGAATCATCCAGCATCCTTCTCGCGATGTCAACACCGGATCCTACCGTGTTCGCAACGACAAGCCATCCAGACTCCCTGTCCTTGTTCCTCAGGCTGGAGGACGTCCCGGGCTCTTTGCTCAGAATGCGACTCGCAACTTGGTTCAGTCACCTCCCAGAACCCCTGCATCCTTGGCAGGCTTGTTTCGTAAGGACGGACATGGACAGACTGCCAAGCGTCGAAGTCTTCTCCTGGATGAGGAACGCCGGGACAGTTACCAGACCCTCAGTTCGGATGCAGGTGCTTCCAAGGCTCACGACAATGGTGAATCTTCCGACGCCGACCGACTTTTCAGTTGGCCCCGAGTCAACAAGACCCTCGGACGGGAGCCTCCCAAGACTCCGCCTACTATCTTGGACAAGCCACTGTACAAGCGCGACTTCCAGGAGGGAAGAAAGCGGACACACGTCCCTCATGATGCTTTTCTCAAGAAGACTGAGACAATCCACATGGACCTCATCAGTCTCCCTGAGGCAGCCATGCTCCAGCGCTTCCGCAGAGCGCGAGGTGAGGAGGACCACACTATGACTGGTGCTGCGTTCGCCGCCAAGAAGGGTCATGGAAGCATCAACAGCCCCCTCGGCAGTCCCAGCTCGGCCACTTTTCCTCTGACGCCCACCTCGGGGTCTACTCTCCCACGCCCTGCTCCTGCGCATCATCCTGAGCGTGCCAACCACAACGGTTTGTTCCGAGACTGTAAGTTGAAAACATACTCACAAACTTGAACTATATGCTAACTCGCATGCAGCGAGCGAGCGTATTTCTGAGATGCTTATCCCGTCTTCTGCTATCCTGGGAAGCACCGGGACTGATAGTCGATTCGGCACCAACAGAGGATGGTGCGGTGACAACATTCAGCCCTTCAACAGCTTCAGCGAAGATGAACCAAGATTCAGACGAGGCCCCGCCAGCACCTTTGGCAGACGATCGGACAATGGACGCGGTGACCGCTCGGGCGTCGAACTCGTCGACTTTACCTGGGGTAACGTCCTCCACCGTCGCCAGCAGCCTGACGACGCTGAGGACCACCGACAGAAGAGAGTCTTTGTGAGCATCGTCATCTTGACAATCATGTTCCCCTTCATCGGTGTGCTTGCGATCCGGAACAAGCTCGACGCCATGATTCCCTGGGCCACCGAGGGAGAGATGCACACTCTCACCCCGACCCAGCGCCGTGCTCTCAAGTACCTGCTTCTGGCTCTTGCCGTTCTGTACCCCGCCCTTATCACCGGACTTGTTGTCTACTACGCGGTCCACCGCCGCTAAATCGGAGAGAATCTGAGAGAACGAGAGTTGTATGTATGGTTTCGTTTTTGGGATTATCATGACACAATGCCTACCCAAGCAATGGGGGCCAGGCGGCAAGGCCAGAGAGCATGGGCATACAACATGCCCAGTCAGAGAGAACATAGGCCAGACGACATGGCCGAAGAGAACATGGGCAAGGTGACATGGCCAGATGGTATGGCCAGATGACGTTGACCACATAACATGGGCCAGAGAATATGGGCGTGATGATTTCACAGGCAGACCCCATATACACGGATCAAGTGATGGGGTGAGAACTGGGTCGTGAGATATGGATGCCCTGGAGAGGCCTACTTTCGGTTCTTTTTTGATTGTATGATTTACCACAGTTGCACATGGGGACGCAACATGGGGGACGCACATGGGAAAGGAGGCCAGCCAGGTTTCggtttttttcttgttgtACGGATTTCTTTACTATGAATGGCCACACATGGgggggagatggagaggatcGGGCTTATCCCGAGAATTATGTACTGAGTTGGTCTAGGGCCCATAGACGCGCAAGTTACCAGACTGCCGACGCATTCTCGTTCCCGGATGGTGATTTTCTGCGATCATCTTGTCGCAAGTTGTGTTGGTTTCTCTCGTTTCATCAGCTCCAGATGCAGATCTCATCCTCACTTCTTGCTatcagaggaggaggtgtAGGTGTTTCCACTGGGAGAAGTGTAGGTCGAGTCACCCTGGCCGTTGTTGTAGTAGGTACTGCCATTGGGGTTGGAGTAGTAGTACGACCCATCGCTGGTCCAGTGTCAGTCGGTGTCTTGAAGATCAAGAGAGAGACCTACGAGTTGGAGTAGTGGTACGAGTTAGAGTTGGCGGCACTGCTGCCGTAGTCTCGGGCGCAGTAGTGGTTGCCCTGAGCTGGCGTCAGTATCTTGATCAAGATGGGATAGGGCTGAGATGGACGTACCTGTCTGTTGGTGCCGGAGCTCTTGTAGGTGTAGTTGTCAGGCATGATGACTTGCTTGTGTTTGTGATGAGTTGTGGGAAGTTGTTGAGATGCCTAAGACTGGTGAGTGTTGCGGAGAGTAGAAGATCACTGTGAAGACGAATGAGTAAAGATGGATGTGATGAAGTAAGAGAAAAGAGCGGAGGGACAGTCTGGGGGACGTCGTCCCTTAAGTAGCCATGATCCTAAGACGGTAGACCCTATCCCAGTGAGGGGAAGACAGGTCATACCAAGCGGTGTCTTGCTCGGTATCAGCAAAAAGTAAAGACAAGCCCTCGCTAGGTCCGGGCGGTTTCTATTTGCTATCCCTCGCGGTTTGGGCTTGATGCTATCACTGGCCCCGCCTGGAATGGGGGCTTGAGCTAGAGTTCCATGGATGAGCATGTGGTGCTTGGTCGGTCATTGCGTGCGTCTGGGGTGATGATTGTTACTGTTGGCTTGATGAGTGAGATCGTGAGGGTTTCATGATGACGGAGATGGTGTTGGTTGTAAATACCTAGATGCAGATGTTGCTAATGCGCATTGTTGTTGACAACAGGGTAGACAATTGAGCACTTCGTATTGATAGACAGGGGCCGTCATGTTATCAGATTAGCATTTGATAGCTCCATCTTGGGAGACATGTACTGTACTAGCCAGGTACCCCAGCTCAATCCACAAACCTGATTGTCATGATGGCATCTCTAGGGTAATCAatcatcaacttcaacttcatCAAGAACCAACATTTCTGCATCGGAAATACCGTCCCGAAACATGCAAGCATACCTTTTCGGAAGCGCCCCCTGATCGCCAATCACCTCGTGTGGTTGCAGCCAATACCCGCACCCCAGCACGACATCATTGGAAGCATACCGTCATTGATGTCAATCCCGCTTACCAAGCTTCCCCACTGTGGGAAACTTTGACGTTGGAATCAAGTGATGAACGACCCTCAATTGCACCACTGATTAGAAATCGCAGAGGAGTAGAATAACATGTGAAATGGTATAAATTGTACTGTCTCGCTCGTCTTTGGCCGTGTTTGTGTTTCCAAGACAACACTCTTACCCCTCATCCACCGTCAGAGGACTGCTCCAGGACATCAAACCgcagcaacaacatcaaGATGGCGCCCAAGATCTTCCTGTACGTGTTACCCCGTTGCTTCTAGAAACTAAGAGTCACGAATACAAGCTGACCTGCTCCCTAGAACCGGTGTCACTGGTGTGTCGCAGAGAATCAATCATTGCGTCTCGGTTGCTAACTGCTCCCACCACAGGCTTCATCGGAGGCGCTGCCTTTGCTAAGATTTACGAGAAGCACCCGGACTACGAATACAAACTCTTTGTTCGTAGCGAAGAGCGTGCCAAAGCTGTCTCTGAAAAGTACCCCGACGTCAAGTTTGTGTACGGTGACCTCAATAGCACCGATGTGATCGAGAAAGCGGCTGCTGAGGCCGACATTGTCATCCGTATGAACTACACGCTTGTGACGTCGATATCTCCGACTAACATTGAGTTTAGACACAGCCGAATCAGCAGACACCGtctctgctgctgaggcAATCGCAAAGGGCCTCGCCGCTGGCCATACAGCAGACAAGCCAGGATACTGGATCCATCTGTCGGGTACTGGTATCTTGACCTGGTACGACTTCGATAACAAGCGATTTGGCGAGGGACCTATCCCTGAGCAAAAGTACAACGACATCGACGATATCGACCGTCTCCTAACCCTACCAGATTCGGCTATGCACAGAGATGTCGACAAGATCGTTCAGGGAGCCAACTCAGATGCTGTCAAGACTATCATTATAGCTCCTCCAACCATCTACGGAACTGGCGGCGGACCTGTCAACAAGCGAAGCATCCAGGTTCCCAACCTCGCCCACGCGAGCCTCCAACTAGGCTACGCACCTGTCATCGGGGCCGGCAAGACGGAGTGGGACAACGTCAACATCAACGACCTCGCAGACCTGTTTAGCAGATTCGTCGACGCAACACAGGACCCATCCAAGCGGAGCAACCCCGAAATCTTTGGCCGCCGCGCCTACTACTTCGCCCGGGGCGGCCAGCACGTGTGGGCCGACATCGCGGCGTGGATCGCCGACGAGGCGAGGCGCCAGGGGTACGCCCCGGACCTCAAGACAAAGTCGGTGCCGCTCGAGGTGGTGTCCAAGCTCGGGCTGGTGTCGGCCGAGTCGTGGGGCGCCAACTCCAAGGGAGAGGCCGAGAGGGCCAAGAAGTATCTGGGGTGGGAGCCCAAAGGGGTGCCGCTCAAGGAGACTATTGCAGAGGCTGTGGCGCTGGAGGCAAAGAAGCTGGGCTTGACGGCCAAGTAAGATGTTCTCTGACGAAAAGGACCTGTTGAATCCACGGATAGGAATATGGTCTCAAGTTTGGTGGTGTCTCAGGGCAGGGCGTTTAGAATACCGGTTTTCATCATTGTCTTGTGAGATACTAAAATTGCAGTGAAGCCTCTCTTTTCCATCCACGAATAGCTTGATGGaacctcgtcatcttcgtcttGTGAGATACTAAAAGTGCAGTGAAGCAACGGTCTTGCGCTGTTTCAACATCCATGATATCTTCATGTAACCAACTCTTGAGTAGATTTAGGGAAATATGACTGCACTCTCCGACAGAAATTGCATGAATGATGACCCTGTATCATTATCTTCCGTCCTCAAGCAAGTCTCGAGTGACCGAGTTGTCGGGCATGCCCTTCATTCGCCTTTGGCCCATCTCTGTTGCGGAACCTTCCTCGGAAGCCTGTGGCGTCCGTTGACTCGTTGGACAAGTCGTCTACGTCGAACATTCGAGTTCAACTGTCAGCAGCTTCATTAGTCTAGTGCCTAGAAGAACTCGATATCAAGGGTTATCTTGTGGCGGCACATCTGACAATTTGGCTGCAGCCGTTGACTCGGAGCGTTTCCTCAACCAATAGCATTAGTCCAAAACCCGACCAGCATGATTTTTTGCATACAACCTCTCAAGAGGCAACACAGCCTCCACGAGTCAGAAAGTCCGTTGTGTCGAACGTTATGGTTGCGAGCGAGTAAGTTAGCCAAGGCTGGCTGCTCCTAGCCGCCCGCGGCTCCGAAAGCGGCAATTCgatcacacacaca
This region includes:
- a CDS encoding NAD(P)-bd-dom domain-containing protein translates to MAPKIFLTGVTGFIGGAAFAKIYEKHPDYEYKLFVRSEERAKAVSEKYPDVKFVYGDLNSTDVIEKAAAEADIVIHTAESADTVSAAEAIAKGLAAGHTADKPGYWIHLSGTGILTWYDFDNKRFGEGPIPEQKYNDIDDIDRLLTLPDSAMHRDVDKIVQGANSDAVKTIIIAPPTIYGTGGGPVNKRSIQVPNLAHASLQLGYAPVIGAGKTEWDNVNINDLADLFSRFVDATQDPSKRSNPEIFGRRAYYFARGGQHVWADIAAWIADEARRQGYAPDLKTKSVPLEVVSKLGLVSAESWGANSKGEAERAKKYLGWEPKGVPLKETIAEAVALEAKKLGLTAK